A window of the Nibribacter ruber genome harbors these coding sequences:
- a CDS encoding RNA polymerase sigma factor translates to MDLQEQFTTVIKENKGLIFKVSAMYTNSTDDRNDLQQEIVYQLWKSFGSFNQDSKLSTWMYRVALNTAISHLKQTKRRVSTIPLELDADQFAEDYDRTEEEQIQRLYAQIQSLNLLDRGIILLFLEGKKYEEIASIIGISPSNVGTRISRIKEKLRTQLTKQTA, encoded by the coding sequence ATGGACCTACAAGAGCAGTTTACAACCGTCATCAAAGAGAATAAAGGCTTGATCTTTAAGGTGTCGGCAATGTATACCAATTCTACAGATGACCGCAACGACCTGCAACAGGAGATTGTGTACCAGCTCTGGAAGTCGTTTGGGTCCTTTAATCAGGATTCTAAGCTGAGCACCTGGATGTACCGCGTGGCTTTGAACACCGCCATCTCGCACCTCAAGCAAACCAAACGCAGAGTCAGCACCATTCCGTTGGAACTGGACGCGGACCAGTTTGCTGAGGATTATGACCGCACCGAGGAGGAGCAGATACAACGGCTGTACGCCCAGATTCAGAGCCTCAACCTGCTAGATAGGGGCATCATCCTGCTCTTTCTGGAAGGCAAAAAGTACGAGGAGATTGCCTCCATCATTGGGATTTCGCCCAGCAACGTGGGCACCAGAATCTCGCGCATCAAAGAGAAATTA
- a CDS encoding porin family protein, with protein sequence MKNLVFTLLLVAGSFICSQAQVLPGSVQIGIIGGPSHVYFDRDEYPYGNVTISSAIRWSAGLSSKYQLNWFFLKTEPLYENKGYKAEAVVYKAQTRQEFKDSRHFHYLTLPVLVGVRLFRTGFYLNAGPYMGKLLSQITFESVTGSEDTSARREETNSWEKFDYGISGGVGYSKEIHPLWNVSAEIRHNRGLYDIYTGGNYNPNSTSLLLGVHYKLTP encoded by the coding sequence ATGAAAAATTTAGTCTTCACGCTTCTTCTGGTAGCAGGATCCTTTATTTGCAGCCAAGCACAGGTGTTGCCCGGCAGTGTGCAGATAGGCATTATTGGCGGACCTAGTCATGTGTATTTTGATAGAGATGAATACCCGTATGGTAATGTTACCATCAGTAGTGCTATTAGATGGTCGGCAGGTTTGTCTTCTAAATATCAGCTAAACTGGTTCTTTCTTAAGACGGAACCGCTCTATGAGAATAAAGGGTATAAGGCAGAAGCCGTCGTCTATAAGGCTCAAACCAGACAAGAGTTCAAGGATAGTAGGCATTTTCATTACCTGACACTGCCTGTGTTAGTAGGAGTGCGTTTGTTTAGGACGGGTTTTTACCTGAATGCAGGCCCTTATATGGGTAAACTTTTATCCCAGATAACATTTGAAAGCGTTACAGGATCAGAGGATACTTCTGCTCGTAGAGAGGAAACTAATTCTTGGGAAAAGTTTGATTATGGAATATCAGGAGGTGTCGGGTATTCTAAAGAAATCCATCCTCTATGGAATGTTAGTGCAGAGATTCGCCACAACAGGGGGCTATATGATATTTATACAGGAGGTAATTACAACCCAAATTCTACCAGCCTGCTTCTGGGTGTCCACTATAAATTGACTCCGTAA
- a CDS encoding DNA polymerase III subunit gamma/tau has translation MENFVVSARKYRPTTFDSVVGQHHITTTLKNAISSNHLAQAFLFCGPRGVGKTTCARILAKTINCENITPETEACNVCDSCKSFNTNSSFNIHELDAASNNSVDDIRSLVEQVRYVPQTGKYKIYIIDEVHMLSNQAFNAFLKTLEEPPSYAIFILATTERHKIIPTILSRCQIFDFNRIRIEDMVQHLGNIAGKENIEAEEDALHLISQKADGALRDALSIFDQMVTFSGNHLTYKATVQNLHILDYDYYFRLTDYLLTQNLSGTLLLYDEILKNGFDSHNFILGIGDHFRSLLVCKDQVTVQLLEVSENIKSRYAQQAQEASLSFLISGLNLVGTCDQNFKAAKNQRLHVELLLMKLAHLPQALQLASDVSLTGDVKKKTNGSSGVAAPAAPATAVPAPNPVSAPVAVASAPAVSASFEKNSPETHHNTAPADMDAGEDPIFDTYPEEAPLPVPSVMAPAAPVTAPAPLRAPVSSPLAGRKMSKLPSLKNIEEKVAASAAQSIDVLEEETEAYVPGSLPAINEHKLRQLWQAHVDRIKQTDRTLEYTIMNRDWAFDVERAEIRLSVENDVQVAEFNSFKPELLMYLRQSLGHNRLQVNIEVAQQESTGRKLYTSQDRFNYLSEMYPELLELKTRLGLDTDF, from the coding sequence ATGGAGAATTTTGTTGTATCGGCTAGAAAATACCGCCCTACCACTTTTGACAGTGTAGTAGGCCAGCACCATATTACCACTACCTTAAAGAACGCAATCAGCAGCAATCATTTGGCGCAGGCCTTCTTGTTCTGCGGGCCAAGAGGAGTGGGTAAGACCACGTGCGCGCGTATTCTGGCCAAGACCATCAACTGCGAGAACATCACGCCAGAGACAGAGGCCTGCAACGTCTGTGACTCCTGCAAAAGCTTTAACACCAACAGCTCGTTCAACATCCATGAGCTGGATGCGGCGTCCAACAACTCAGTAGATGATATTAGAAGTCTGGTGGAGCAGGTGCGCTATGTGCCGCAGACGGGCAAGTACAAAATCTACATCATAGATGAGGTGCACATGCTCTCCAACCAGGCCTTCAACGCGTTTTTGAAGACCCTGGAAGAGCCGCCTTCCTATGCCATTTTCATTCTGGCCACTACGGAGCGTCATAAGATCATCCCTACCATTCTGTCCCGCTGTCAGATTTTTGACTTCAACCGCATTCGCATTGAAGACATGGTCCAGCATCTGGGCAACATTGCGGGCAAAGAAAACATTGAGGCCGAGGAAGACGCCCTGCACCTGATCTCACAAAAGGCAGACGGCGCCCTGCGCGATGCGCTTTCCATCTTCGACCAGATGGTAACCTTCTCGGGAAACCATTTGACCTACAAAGCCACGGTGCAGAACCTTCATATTCTGGACTATGACTATTACTTCAGACTAACAGATTATCTGCTTACCCAGAACCTGAGCGGCACCTTGTTGCTGTATGATGAAATCCTGAAAAACGGGTTTGACTCGCATAATTTCATCCTGGGCATTGGCGACCATTTTAGAAGCCTGTTGGTATGCAAAGACCAGGTGACGGTACAGTTGTTGGAGGTTTCTGAGAACATCAAGTCCCGCTACGCCCAACAGGCGCAGGAAGCCAGCTTGAGTTTCTTGATTTCTGGGTTGAACCTGGTAGGAACCTGCGACCAGAACTTTAAAGCCGCCAAGAACCAGCGCCTGCACGTGGAGTTGTTGCTCATGAAACTGGCGCATTTGCCGCAAGCCTTGCAACTGGCCTCAGACGTCTCTCTTACCGGAGACGTCAAAAAAAAAACTAATGGAAGTTCCGGCGTAGCCGCACCCGCGGCTCCGGCAACTGCTGTTCCTGCTCCAAACCCAGTTTCTGCTCCCGTAGCGGTTGCCTCGGCTCCTGCGGTTTCTGCTAGTTTTGAGAAAAACAGCCCAGAAACGCACCACAACACGGCGCCGGCAGACATGGACGCCGGCGAGGATCCCATCTTTGACACCTATCCAGAAGAAGCGCCGTTACCAGTGCCTTCTGTGATGGCACCCGCCGCTCCGGTAACTGCGCCGGCTCCCTTGCGCGCACCTGTTTCCTCGCCGCTGGCAGGACGCAAGATGTCCAAACTACCCAGCCTTAAGAACATAGAAGAGAAAGTGGCGGCTTCGGCGGCGCAAAGCATAGACGTGTTGGAAGAAGAAACCGAAGCCTACGTGCCCGGTTCTCTGCCTGCCATCAATGAGCACAAGCTGCGCCAGTTGTGGCAGGCCCATGTAGACCGCATTAAGCAAACGGACCGCACCCTGGAGTACACCATCATGAACCGCGACTGGGCCTTTGACGTGGAACGCGCCGAGATTCGTCTGTCTGTGGAGAACGATGTGCAGGTTGCCGAGTTCAACTCCTTCAAGCCCGAGCTGCTGATGTACCTTCGGCAGAGCCTGGGCCACAACCGCCTGCAGGTGAACATTGAGGTAGCCCAGCAAGAAAGCACCGGCCGCAAGCTCTACACCTCGCAAGACCGTTTCAACTACCTGTCAGAAATGTACCCAGAACTGCTTGAGTTGAAAACCAGATTAGGCCTGGATACTGATTTTTAA
- a CDS encoding M16 family metallopeptidase — protein sequence MKKRLIACSLMGAMLFTQCKTSTPSQPTQATTPEAQTAAPQAKEYTYTTVPNDPLKARIYTLDNGLTVYLTDYKDAPRIQTYIAVRAGSKNDPADATGLAHYLEHMAFKGSSKLGTKDWEKEQVELAKIEALYELYRTQKDPTIRKKTYHQIDSISGVAATYAVPNEYDKLVASMGMQNSNASTWVEQTIYYGDIPSNQLERWAMLESERLSVMVPRLFHTELEAVYEEKNRSLDSDNNKVFEAAFAALYPTHQYGTQTTIGTVEHLKNPSITEIKKYFDKYYVPNNMAIAMSGDLDPDQTIRIIDEYFGKWQKKADPVYNAPQEKPITAPVVKEIVGPDAESVFLGFRFPGVKSKDALVLRMISQILSNGQAGLIDLNINQKQAALGAGSFAEIYNDYSVHFLSGNPRQGQSLDQVKDLLLQQIELVKKGQFEDWLIPAIINKNKISKMEAYESNEARATAFVDAFIARQDWADYVKQDAEFAKITKQDVMEVANRYYGNNYALIYKRTGKDPNAQKVEKPAITPVPANREAQSDYYKTVANKPVSDLQPEFVDYKKDLQEGQLKAGIPVYYTRNKENGLFNMYYVLDMGTNNDLKLGLAVNYLQYLGTDKYSAEELQKEFFKIGCSFNVSSGQDQIYVSLSGLDENFEKGLNLFESLLKNPQPDPQALKDLVAGILKDRQDAKLNKNIIHSVAMVNYAKYGPKNPFTNILSEQELKKVKPQELVSLIKSIPSYQHRVLYYGPRELQAITATLNTGHIVPANLKPVPAEKPFKELDITKRQVYWTDYNMVQAELLFLTKSLNYDPKLVPTIRLYNEYFDGGMGAIVFQELRESRALAYSASSRFANASKKDRANYILSYIGTQSDKLPEAMAGMQELLNDLPLAEANFTNAKASVRNSIATERINKTAILMNYEQARKLGIDHDIRKDIYESLDALTLDQIKAFQQQFVKGQNQTILVIGSKDKLNFKELAKYGTVKQLTLKELFGY from the coding sequence GTGAAGAAAAGACTAATTGCCTGTTCTCTTATGGGGGCTATGCTGTTTACCCAGTGTAAAACCAGCACTCCCAGCCAGCCAACCCAAGCCACCACGCCCGAAGCCCAGACTGCTGCGCCCCAAGCCAAGGAGTATACCTATACCACCGTCCCGAACGATCCGCTCAAAGCCCGAATCTATACTCTGGACAACGGCCTCACGGTGTACTTGACGGACTACAAAGATGCGCCGCGCATCCAAACCTACATAGCGGTGCGCGCGGGCAGTAAGAATGACCCGGCAGATGCCACGGGCTTGGCGCATTACCTGGAGCACATGGCCTTCAAGGGTTCATCCAAGCTAGGCACGAAAGACTGGGAAAAAGAGCAGGTGGAACTGGCCAAGATAGAGGCTCTGTATGAATTGTACCGCACCCAGAAAGACCCAACCATCCGCAAGAAAACTTACCATCAGATTGACTCTATCTCTGGCGTAGCCGCCACCTATGCGGTGCCCAATGAGTATGATAAGTTGGTGGCTTCCATGGGTATGCAGAACTCCAACGCCAGCACCTGGGTAGAGCAAACCATCTATTACGGAGACATTCCGAGTAACCAACTAGAGCGTTGGGCCATGCTGGAATCTGAGCGCCTGAGCGTGATGGTACCGCGTTTGTTCCACACCGAGTTGGAGGCAGTCTACGAGGAGAAAAACCGTTCCTTGGATTCTGACAATAACAAGGTGTTTGAAGCGGCATTTGCGGCTTTGTACCCTACGCACCAGTATGGCACGCAAACCACCATTGGCACGGTAGAGCACCTGAAGAACCCGTCCATCACCGAGATTAAGAAGTATTTTGACAAGTACTACGTACCCAACAACATGGCCATCGCCATGAGTGGGGACCTGGACCCTGATCAGACCATCCGAATCATTGACGAGTACTTTGGCAAGTGGCAGAAGAAGGCAGACCCGGTGTACAACGCTCCGCAGGAAAAGCCTATTACAGCCCCGGTTGTGAAAGAAATAGTAGGGCCAGACGCCGAGAGCGTGTTTCTGGGTTTCCGGTTTCCGGGCGTGAAATCCAAAGACGCCTTGGTGTTGCGTATGATCAGTCAGATTCTGAGCAACGGGCAGGCGGGTTTGATTGACTTGAACATCAACCAAAAGCAGGCAGCCTTGGGCGCAGGTTCCTTCGCCGAGATCTACAATGACTACTCCGTGCACTTCCTGTCGGGCAACCCGCGTCAGGGACAGAGCTTGGACCAGGTGAAGGATCTGTTGTTACAGCAGATTGAACTAGTGAAGAAAGGGCAGTTTGAGGATTGGTTGATTCCGGCCATTATCAACAAGAACAAGATTTCTAAGATGGAAGCCTATGAAAGCAACGAGGCCCGCGCCACGGCCTTCGTGGATGCGTTCATTGCCCGGCAGGACTGGGCCGACTATGTGAAGCAGGACGCCGAATTTGCCAAGATCACCAAGCAGGACGTGATGGAGGTGGCCAACCGCTACTACGGCAACAACTACGCCCTCATCTACAAGCGCACCGGCAAAGACCCTAACGCGCAGAAGGTAGAAAAACCGGCCATCACCCCCGTGCCCGCTAATCGCGAGGCGCAATCTGACTACTACAAAACGGTGGCCAACAAGCCGGTATCAGACCTTCAGCCTGAGTTTGTAGACTATAAGAAAGACTTGCAGGAAGGCCAATTGAAGGCTGGTATACCAGTGTACTACACGCGCAACAAGGAGAACGGCTTGTTCAATATGTACTACGTCCTGGACATGGGCACCAACAATGACCTCAAGCTAGGCCTGGCCGTGAATTACCTGCAATACCTGGGCACCGACAAATACTCTGCCGAGGAATTGCAAAAGGAATTCTTCAAGATTGGATGCTCGTTTAACGTGTCTTCGGGGCAGGACCAAATCTATGTGTCTTTGTCGGGCCTGGATGAGAACTTTGAAAAAGGCCTGAACCTCTTTGAAAGCCTTTTAAAGAACCCGCAACCAGACCCGCAGGCGCTCAAGGATTTAGTGGCCGGCATTTTGAAAGACCGCCAGGACGCCAAGCTAAACAAGAACATCATCCACAGCGTGGCCATGGTCAACTACGCCAAGTATGGTCCTAAGAACCCGTTCACCAACATCCTGTCTGAGCAGGAACTGAAGAAAGTGAAACCGCAGGAACTGGTGTCCTTGATCAAGAGCATTCCCAGCTATCAGCACCGTGTGTTGTACTACGGCCCTAGAGAACTGCAAGCCATCACGGCCACGCTCAACACTGGTCACATAGTACCCGCTAACTTAAAGCCAGTGCCCGCCGAAAAGCCCTTCAAAGAACTGGACATCACCAAGCGCCAGGTCTACTGGACTGACTACAACATGGTGCAGGCTGAGTTACTGTTCCTGACCAAGTCGCTTAACTATGACCCTAAACTGGTGCCTACCATCAGGTTGTACAATGAGTACTTTGACGGCGGCATGGGCGCGATTGTGTTTCAGGAGTTGCGTGAGTCCAGGGCCTTGGCGTACAGCGCTAGTTCACGGTTTGCCAACGCCAGCAAGAAAGACCGCGCCAATTACATTCTCTCCTACATAGGCACGCAGAGTGATAAATTGCCCGAGGCCATGGCTGGTATGCAGGAACTCTTGAATGATTTACCGCTCGCCGAGGCCAATTTCACCAATGCCAAAGCCTCGGTGCGCAACAGCATTGCCACGGAGCGCATCAACAAGACGGCCATCCTGATGAACTATGAGCAGGCCCGCAAACTGGGCATTGATCATGACATAAGAAAGGATATTTATGAAAGCCTGGACGCCCTCACTCTGGACCAAATCAAAGCCTTCCAACAGCAGTTTGTGAAAGGCCAGAACCAGACCATTCTGGTCATCGGTTCCAAAGACAAACTCAATTTCAAGGAGCTAGCCAAGTACGGCACCGTGAAGCAGTTGACCTTGAAAGAGCTGTTTGGCTATTAG